A single Tuberibacillus sp. Marseille-P3662 DNA region contains:
- a CDS encoding pyruvate, water dikinase regulatory protein: MGKTHENLVYIVSDSVGETAELVIKAASSQFRDIDIDVQRFPYVEDRETIDEIVQAAKENQAMIAYTLVVPEIKNDLLTKTEHLGIDAVDIMGPAIKLMEQRFNKKPRYEPGLIHKLDEDYFRRVEAIEFAVKYDDGRDPRGILRADVVLVGVSRTSKTPLSQYLAHKRLKVANVPVVPEVEPPEELFQVDPRKCFGLRISPEQLNHIRKERLIALGLDAQANYAKMDRIKKELQYFEDVVDRIGCQIIDVSSRAVEETANVIFSLYQRKN, encoded by the coding sequence ATGGGTAAAACTCATGAAAATTTAGTATATATTGTGTCGGACTCTGTAGGTGAAACAGCAGAACTCGTTATTAAAGCGGCATCCAGTCAATTTCGTGATATAGATATTGATGTTCAACGTTTTCCTTATGTAGAAGACCGGGAGACGATTGATGAAATTGTGCAGGCTGCCAAGGAAAATCAAGCCATGATCGCCTATACACTCGTTGTCCCAGAGATCAAAAATGATTTGTTAACTAAGACAGAGCACTTGGGAATTGACGCCGTAGATATCATGGGCCCAGCGATTAAGCTTATGGAGCAACGCTTTAACAAAAAACCAAGGTATGAGCCTGGGCTGATTCATAAGTTAGATGAAGATTATTTCCGGAGGGTTGAGGCTATAGAATTTGCCGTTAAATATGATGATGGTCGTGATCCACGTGGGATATTGCGAGCAGACGTTGTTTTAGTCGGTGTATCCCGGACATCAAAGACCCCATTATCCCAATATCTCGCCCATAAACGATTGAAGGTGGCTAATGTTCCGGTTGTCCCTGAGGTCGAACCACCAGAAGAGTTGTTTCAAGTGGATCCTAGAAAGTGTTTTGGCCTTCGGATTAGTCCCGAGCAATTGAATCATATTAGGAAAGAACGGTTAATTGCATTGGGACTCGATGCCCAAGCCAATTATGCAAAAATGGATCGGATCAAAAAAGAACTACAGTATTTTGAAGATGTTGTTGATCGTATTGGCTGTCAAATCATTGATGTCTCGAGCAGAGCTGTGGAGGAAACGGCTAATGTCATTTTTTCTTTATATCAAAGAAAAAATTAA
- a CDS encoding YaiI/YqxD family protein translates to MDKRQIYVDADSCPVKHDIIDLAEANEVQVLFVASYNHMSHNHVREQWIFVDPVREAADIYIVNHVGVGDIVVTQDMGLASLLTKKNVYVLTPKGKYLKEEDMSNILFFRHMTKKDINAGRKVKGPSAFTDADRERFRQTLSNILGTWH, encoded by the coding sequence ATGGATAAACGACAGATCTATGTGGACGCAGATAGTTGTCCTGTAAAACATGACATTATTGATTTGGCGGAGGCCAATGAGGTACAAGTCCTATTTGTTGCATCGTACAATCACATGTCCCATAATCATGTACGGGAACAATGGATTTTTGTCGATCCTGTACGAGAAGCGGCTGACATATATATTGTCAATCACGTTGGGGTTGGCGATATTGTAGTTACCCAGGATATGGGACTCGCAAGTTTGTTAACAAAGAAAAATGTTTATGTCCTGACACCAAAAGGAAAATACTTAAAAGAAGAGGATATGTCGAATATCCTATTTTTTCGGCATATGACAAAAAAGGACATTAATGCCGGTAGAAAAGTTAAAGGTCCTTCAGCGTTTACTGATGCTGATCGAGAGCGGTTTAGACAGACCTTATCTAATATATTAGGGACATGGCATTAA